In Nomascus leucogenys isolate Asia chromosome 8, Asia_NLE_v1, whole genome shotgun sequence, a single genomic region encodes these proteins:
- the LOC115836305 gene encoding 5E5 antigen-like: protein MANLQQFGRNQSRTIGQTGNQNPCKFVELKQSSHTWGLGAPPSLRLTDQKYERERETSVRVRPERPQSAERGGLGAGGAARFSRAAGPLTPSQCRARRRRRRQGRRSGGGFLDLVQDAAAATKVAVAADGRRRRALHIRRRAQTAPWVSTPWVAARSSPRWRSGRESSTRRGGPGRKCAGRRRREGGGGGQVRPGRGGAPRSSVAHSGVTRLKRRPLTARPSFRRRTHRRLLRRARRPPLPSALPVRGRQAPTPPGPAAAQRTEQGPAAGPSPVPCRPHPDSTRHSSSEIKGTGI from the exons ATGGCGAATTTGCAACAATTCGGAAGAAATCAGAGCCGAACCATTGGCCAAACAGGTAACCAAAATCCGTGCAAGTTTGtggagctgaagcaatcctcccacacaTGGGGCCTTGGCGCCCCTCCGTCCCTGAGACTTACAGACCaaaaatatgagagagagagagaaaccagcgTTCGAGTTCGTCCGGAGCGACCACAGAGCGCAGAACGCGGCGGCTTGGGCGCTGGGG GCGCGGCACGCTTCTCCCGGGCTGCAGGGCCTCTTACTCCATCCCAGTGCAGGGCGCGGAGGCGGCGGCGACGGCAAGGACGGCGGTCGGGCGGCGGCTTCCTGGATCTAGTGCAAGACGCCGCGGCGGCGACGAAGGTTGCTGTTGCGGCTGACGGACGCCGCCGCCGCGCTCTCCATATCCGACGCCGGGCCCAGACTGCGCCCTGGGTCTCCACCCCGTGGGTTGCAGCCCGCAGTTCCCCGAGGTGGCGAAGCGGGCGAGAGTCCTCAACCCGGAGGGGAGGGCCGGGGAGGAAGTGCGCGGGCCGCCGCCGGCgggagggagggggcgggggaCAGGTCCGGCCGGGCCGCGGCGGCGCCCCTCGCTCCTCAGTCGCACACTCCGGGGTCACCAGACTCAAGCGCCGCCCCCTCACTGCCCGGCCATCTTTTCGGCGCCGCACACACAGACGACTCCTCCGCCGAGCACGACGGCCGCCGCTGCCCTCAGCGCTCCCCGTCCGCGGAAGACAAGCGCCCACACCGCCAGGCCCCGCCGCCGCCCAGCGCACAGAGCAAGGCCCCGCGGCAGGCCCCTCCCCCGTGCCTTGCCGCCCTCACCCCGACTCCACGCGCCACTCCAGCTCG GAGATCAAGGGCACTGggatataa